A genomic stretch from Terriglobia bacterium includes:
- the ppdK gene encoding pyruvate, phosphate dikinase — MSVTPLSKPETKAASQPQQGTQYVFFFGAGKAEGNGKMKEELGGKGAGLAEMTNAGLPVPPGFTIQTEACREFMRTSKTSDALERQMKDALARLEELQKQKLGAGENPLLVSVRSGAKFSMPGMMDTILNLGLNDESVKALARKSGNDRFAYDSYRRLIQMYGNVVLDIPKHEFEEVFDGQKHKRGVKLDTELTAVNLQEVIAQYKEVVRKHTKKDFPQNPVDQLVGARDAVFRSWNNDRAKVYRRINNISDDLGTAVNVQAMVFGNLGETSGTGVGFTRNPANGDKEFYGEFLMNAQGEDVVSGVRTPVHISELQKIMPQVYDQLRDITTRLEKHYRDMQDFEFTIQEGRLYMLQTRNGKRTGRAAVRLALDMVKEGLIKPEEAIFRVEPNQLYDFLVPKLDESGGDVEVIAKGLPASPGAAVGRIVFTANDAVTAAGTGAQKNPVILVRGETTPEDIHGMEVAAGILTSRGGMTSHAAVVTRGMGKCCVAGAGEIEVDEKKKTMRVGDLIFKEGDWISMDGTTGRVIKGQLGTVPAKPDDPDLQTLLKWSEPFRKLGVRANADIPRDAIAARSFGAEGIGLCRTEHMFFAEDRIGHMRNMILARTEAARKAEIAKLLPMQREDFEGVFKAMDGFPVTIRLLDPPLHEFLPRREELMVEIAQLEIKDANSPRLKEARELLRRVEELHELNPMLGHRGCRLGITYPEISEMQARAIFEAAVNVSKAGVKVFPEVMIPLVGMMKEMENQSAIIRQVAEQVFKEKGTRVEYLVGTMIELPRACSVADQIASDAEFFSFGTNDLTQTAYGFSRDDISKFLPAYIERGILKSDPFATIDQEGVGELMQIAVKKGRKTRSNLKIGICGEHGGDPASVEFCHKIGLNYVSCSPYRVLTARLAAAQAAAAEELKTEGGRTK; from the coding sequence ATGAGCGTTACCCCCCTTTCCAAACCAGAGACCAAGGCAGCTTCACAACCGCAACAGGGAACCCAATACGTATTCTTCTTTGGCGCCGGCAAGGCTGAAGGCAACGGCAAGATGAAAGAAGAACTTGGCGGAAAGGGCGCCGGCCTGGCGGAAATGACCAACGCCGGGCTGCCTGTGCCTCCGGGCTTTACCATTCAGACGGAGGCGTGTCGTGAGTTCATGAGGACCAGCAAGACGTCCGATGCGCTGGAGCGGCAGATGAAAGATGCGCTGGCCCGGCTGGAAGAGTTGCAGAAGCAGAAGCTGGGCGCGGGCGAGAATCCGCTGCTGGTGAGCGTGAGGTCGGGCGCAAAGTTTTCCATGCCCGGCATGATGGATACGATCCTGAACCTGGGGCTGAACGATGAAAGCGTGAAGGCGCTGGCGCGCAAGAGCGGCAATGATCGCTTTGCATATGATTCCTACCGCCGCCTGATCCAGATGTACGGCAACGTTGTGCTGGATATCCCCAAGCATGAATTTGAAGAAGTGTTTGACGGACAAAAACACAAACGCGGCGTGAAGCTGGATACGGAACTCACGGCGGTCAACCTTCAAGAGGTGATTGCGCAATATAAAGAGGTTGTTCGCAAGCACACAAAGAAAGATTTCCCACAGAATCCGGTGGATCAGCTCGTGGGCGCACGGGACGCGGTGTTCCGGTCATGGAACAACGATCGCGCCAAGGTGTATCGCCGCATCAACAATATTTCTGACGATCTGGGAACGGCCGTCAACGTCCAGGCCATGGTGTTCGGCAATCTGGGAGAGACGAGCGGAACGGGCGTGGGCTTTACCCGCAATCCGGCGAACGGCGACAAAGAGTTTTACGGTGAGTTCCTGATGAACGCGCAGGGTGAAGACGTGGTTTCCGGCGTGCGCACTCCGGTACACATCAGCGAATTGCAGAAGATCATGCCGCAGGTTTATGACCAGCTCCGCGATATCACCACGCGCCTGGAAAAACATTATCGCGATATGCAGGATTTTGAATTCACCATCCAGGAAGGCCGCTTGTATATGTTGCAGACGCGCAACGGCAAGCGCACTGGACGCGCCGCCGTCCGTTTGGCGCTGGACATGGTGAAGGAAGGACTGATCAAGCCGGAAGAAGCAATTTTCCGGGTGGAACCAAATCAGCTCTATGACTTCCTTGTGCCTAAGCTCGATGAAAGCGGCGGCGATGTAGAAGTGATTGCCAAGGGCCTGCCGGCATCGCCGGGAGCGGCCGTGGGGCGGATCGTGTTCACCGCGAATGACGCAGTTACAGCGGCCGGTACTGGAGCACAGAAAAATCCTGTGATCCTGGTGCGCGGGGAAACTACGCCGGAAGACATTCATGGCATGGAAGTAGCTGCCGGAATTTTGACCTCGCGCGGAGGCATGACGAGCCATGCTGCCGTGGTCACGCGCGGCATGGGCAAATGCTGCGTGGCGGGCGCGGGTGAGATTGAAGTGGACGAAAAGAAGAAGACGATGCGCGTGGGCGATCTCATCTTCAAGGAAGGCGACTGGATTTCCATGGATGGCACGACGGGCCGCGTAATCAAAGGGCAGCTTGGCACTGTCCCGGCCAAGCCGGATGATCCGGACCTGCAAACGCTGCTGAAGTGGTCAGAGCCGTTCCGCAAGCTGGGCGTGCGTGCGAATGCCGATATCCCGCGTGACGCGATTGCCGCCCGCAGCTTTGGCGCGGAAGGCATTGGCCTATGCCGCACGGAGCACATGTTCTTTGCCGAAGACCGCATTGGACACATGCGGAACATGATTCTGGCGCGCACCGAGGCGGCACGTAAAGCGGAAATCGCCAAACTGCTGCCGATGCAGCGCGAAGATTTTGAAGGCGTTTTCAAAGCCATGGACGGATTCCCGGTCACCATCCGCCTGCTGGATCCGCCGCTGCATGAATTCCTGCCTCGCCGTGAAGAGCTGATGGTGGAGATTGCGCAGCTGGAAATCAAAGATGCGAACTCGCCGCGACTGAAGGAAGCGCGAGAACTGCTGCGCCGCGTGGAAGAATTGCATGAGTTGAATCCGATGCTGGGACATCGTGGCTGCCGCCTGGGCATTACCTATCCGGAAATTTCAGAGATGCAGGCACGCGCGATTTTTGAGGCCGCCGTGAATGTGTCCAAAGCGGGCGTAAAAGTATTTCCTGAGGTCATGATTCCGCTGGTCGGCATGATGAAGGAGATGGAGAACCAGAGCGCCATCATCCGCCAAGTGGCTGAGCAGGTCTTTAAAGAGAAGGGAACGCGCGTGGAGTACCTTGTTGGCACCATGATTGAATTGCCGCGCGCATGCTCGGTGGCCGATCAGATTGCTTCCGACGCTGAGTTCTTCAGCTTTGGCACGAACGATCTTACGCAGACGGCTTACGGATTCTCGCGCGACGACATCAGCAAGTTCCTGCCAGCTTACATTGAGCGCGGGATACTGAAGAGCGATCCATTTGCCACCATCGACCAGGAAGGCGTGGGCGAGTTGATGCAGATTGCCGTGAAGAAGGGACGCAAGACGCGGTCGAACCTGAAGATCGGAATCTGCGGCGAACATGGCGGCGATCCAGCGTCGGTGGAGTTCTGCCACAAGATCGGCTTGAACTATGTTTCCTGCTCGCCGTATCGCGTGCTCACTGCGCGGCTGGCGGCAGCACAGGCAGCGGCTGCGGAAGAGTTGAAGACAGAAGGCGGAAGGACGAAATAG
- a CDS encoding glycine--tRNA ligase subunit alpha, whose amino-acid sequence MSNAAALTYQELILRLQNFWAERGCVLQQPYDIEVGAGTMAPETFLRVLGPKPYKVAYVQPSRRPADGRYGDNPNRLYKHMQLQVILKPPPENVQELYLESLKAIGIDLRKHDIKFEEDNWEAPTLAAWGVGWQVMLDGLEITQFTYFQQCGGIDLDPICAELTYGLERIAAFLQDVDSIYDIVWARDPQSGSEVKYRDVRYQDELQMSVSNFEKADVEKTWKHFEMYESESQTLINQFNALLADKAATVDAKQRFPLLAAYELCLKCSHLFNLLDARGAISVTERVGVIARIRQLAVGLAKAYVAQQNVGAEAGKLQKGGAA is encoded by the coding sequence ATGTCTAACGCCGCAGCCCTTACATACCAGGAACTTATACTTCGCCTGCAGAACTTCTGGGCGGAGCGCGGCTGCGTGTTGCAGCAGCCATATGACATTGAAGTGGGCGCGGGAACCATGGCGCCGGAAACATTCCTGCGCGTGCTGGGGCCCAAGCCCTACAAGGTGGCGTATGTGCAGCCTTCGCGCCGCCCGGCTGACGGGCGTTATGGCGACAATCCGAATCGTCTTTATAAGCACATGCAGCTTCAGGTGATTTTGAAGCCGCCGCCGGAAAATGTGCAGGAGCTTTACCTGGAATCGCTCAAAGCGATTGGCATTGACCTGCGCAAACACGACATCAAATTTGAAGAGGACAACTGGGAAGCGCCAACGCTGGCGGCGTGGGGTGTCGGCTGGCAGGTGATGCTCGACGGGCTGGAGATCACGCAGTTCACGTATTTCCAGCAGTGCGGCGGGATTGATCTTGATCCCATCTGCGCCGAGCTGACATACGGGCTGGAGCGCATCGCGGCATTTCTGCAGGATGTGGACAGCATTTATGACATTGTCTGGGCGCGCGACCCACAAAGCGGCTCGGAGGTGAAGTATCGTGACGTGCGGTATCAGGATGAGTTGCAGATGTCGGTAAGCAACTTTGAGAAGGCCGATGTTGAAAAAACGTGGAAGCATTTTGAGATGTATGAGAGCGAGTCGCAAACGCTGATCAATCAGTTCAACGCGTTGCTGGCGGACAAGGCTGCGACGGTCGATGCGAAACAACGTTTTCCTCTTCTCGCCGCTTACGAGCTGTGCCTGAAATGTTCGCATCTTTTTAATCTGCTCGATGCCCGCGGGGCAATCTCAGTCACAGAAAGAGTTGGAGTGATCGCCCGTATCCGGCAGCTCGCGGTGGGACTGGCGAAAGCATACGTTGCGCAACAGAATGTGGGCGCTGAGGCAGGGAAGCTCCAGAAGGGAGGGGCGGCCTAA
- the recO gene encoding DNA repair protein RecO translates to MPRQSEALILRTYPFHEADLLVTFFTRAEGKIRGVAKAAKRSKRRFGGALEPLTHVIAHWEEKEKQELVRLDSCDIVSSPLATEVTYPRLVALSYVAEVIDQLLPDREPNDDIFRLTLAVVHHLKADSIWMPLTYFDLWIVRLIGLLPDLHACVMCGAVLNGSKAYFHPLADGLLCQDDKRLASTEISADSRAQATEMFRAPLNRLKSDPWTRSRGADLRRFLAQRIERHIEKKLVTAAMLEKI, encoded by the coding sequence ATGCCACGGCAATCTGAAGCCCTGATTCTGCGCACCTATCCGTTCCATGAAGCGGACCTGTTGGTGACGTTCTTCACTCGCGCGGAAGGTAAGATTCGGGGTGTAGCCAAGGCGGCCAAGCGGTCAAAGCGGCGTTTTGGCGGCGCGCTGGAGCCGCTGACCCATGTGATCGCGCACTGGGAGGAAAAAGAAAAACAGGAGCTGGTACGGCTGGATTCCTGCGACATTGTTTCTTCACCGCTGGCGACCGAGGTTACTTATCCGCGGCTGGTGGCGTTGAGTTACGTGGCGGAAGTGATCGATCAACTACTGCCCGACCGCGAGCCCAATGACGATATCTTCCGGCTGACGCTGGCCGTCGTCCATCATCTGAAGGCGGATTCGATCTGGATGCCGCTGACGTATTTCGATCTGTGGATCGTCCGCCTGATCGGCCTGCTCCCGGACTTGCACGCCTGCGTGATGTGCGGCGCGGTGCTGAACGGAAGCAAGGCATATTTTCATCCGCTGGCCGATGGCTTGCTATGCCAGGATGATAAACGGCTGGCCAGCACGGAAATTTCCGCCGATTCACGCGCGCAAGCCACAGAGATGTTTCGCGCTCCATTGAACCGTCTGAAAAGCGATCCCTGGACGCGCAGCCGTGGCGCCGATCTTCGCCGCTTTCTGGCCCAGCGGATCGAGCGGCATATTGAGAAAAAGCTGGTGACGGCGGCGATGCTGGAGAAAATCTAG
- a CDS encoding DUF4184 family protein produces the protein MPFTLAHPAAVIPLRRYLVLSALVVGSVAPDFRYFLNLAPRSHFGHSFKGIFIVCLPVGLAVLWVFQQIMKLPLISLAPNSHQQRLVPLAKPFRWGGVRRFGLIVASLLLGGILHLVWDAFTHDNGLVVRNVPDMRIPLEEFGTHRPLYNVLQHGSTLLGLALLVFWYWRWFKRTPPQPVPLYLQMSARAKRWIAGSILALSASLAAVYAYFYSYHISSFGLFVGAFVVVCMSLLYILALGFSLWWHRMDSHSATSH, from the coding sequence TTGCCTTTCACTCTTGCTCATCCTGCCGCAGTCATACCTCTGCGGAGATATCTGGTGCTTTCGGCTTTGGTAGTCGGAAGCGTGGCCCCTGACTTCCGCTACTTTCTCAACCTGGCTCCCCGCAGCCACTTCGGCCACAGTTTCAAAGGGATCTTTATTGTTTGTCTTCCTGTAGGTCTGGCTGTGCTCTGGGTTTTTCAACAGATAATGAAGCTGCCGCTGATCAGCCTGGCTCCCAATTCCCATCAGCAACGGCTGGTCCCGCTGGCAAAACCGTTTCGCTGGGGCGGTGTGCGACGGTTCGGCCTGATCGTCGCCTCACTGCTGCTGGGAGGAATCTTACATCTCGTATGGGACGCTTTCACGCACGACAATGGTCTTGTCGTGCGCAACGTCCCTGACATGCGCATTCCGCTGGAAGAATTTGGCACCCACCGCCCTCTCTACAACGTGCTTCAGCATGGAAGCACGCTGCTGGGCTTGGCCCTTCTCGTCTTTTGGTATTGGCGATGGTTCAAACGCACACCGCCCCAGCCCGTACCGTTGTACCTGCAAATGAGCGCCCGGGCAAAGCGATGGATCGCCGGCTCGATTCTGGCTCTCTCAGCTTCTCTCGCAGCCGTTTATGCCTACTTCTACTCCTACCACATCTCGTCTTTTGGTCTGTTTGTGGGCGCGTTTGTCGTCGTCTGCATGTCTCTGCTCTATATCCTGGCGCTAGGCTTTAGTCTCTGGTGGCACCGAATGGACTCTCACTCGGCTACCAGTCATTGA
- the glyS gene encoding glycine--tRNA ligase subunit beta has protein sequence MPDFLLEIGTEEIPARMIQDASQELQKRVEELLAKSALPHQGIKRSETPRRLAFIASGIPATQPDVQEQLTGPATKVAYKDGQPTPAAHAFAKKAGVDVSQLQKVTTPKGEYLTASVTNKGKPAAQILAELLPKEIASIYWPKNMYWRAGKPERFVRPVRWIVAMLDGEIIPLEFAGIKAGSQSRGHRILGPAQVPIASPSQYVATMQQAHVTALSADREYKIRKALDAATRTVPGARWREDAELLKTVVNLTEWPSAILGSFDKEYLSLPEEVLVTVMRDHQKYFAVEDAAGKLAPHFLAVLNTDGDPDGLIRHGNERVLRARFNDARFFWDTDQKTPLANRVEMLKAVTFQKDLGSYAAKADRMAALAAKLCATLEESGQKVDKGAVQQAARLAKTDLTAELVKEFTELQGIVGGLYAKAQGLPESVAIAIYDQYKPESTEDSAPRTLEGAVLSIADKADSIAGMFALGLVPSGSKDPFALRRQANGIVKTIVEHKLPLNLAQILADARNGYQGSEAEKKFTLSGQAYVDAVSGFFRERLEFYLRDVLGLAYDVVNATLAAGADDVVDAVARAQAVAKVRPSSDFESISVAFKRMKNILRQAAEKKTRIATPFNPSALKDDEEKKLADAVPGVARKVKDLSASRQYELALHEISRLRQPVDAFFDKVMVMVEDENLRAQRLGLLQTLVNEFSSIADFSEIVTEKK, from the coding sequence ATGCCTGACTTTCTGCTGGAGATCGGCACGGAAGAAATTCCCGCAAGGATGATTCAAGACGCCAGCCAGGAATTACAGAAGCGCGTCGAGGAACTACTGGCAAAAAGCGCGCTTCCACATCAAGGGATCAAACGCTCGGAAACTCCGCGTCGGCTGGCGTTCATTGCGTCCGGCATTCCTGCCACCCAGCCGGATGTGCAGGAGCAGCTTACCGGGCCTGCGACAAAAGTCGCATATAAGGACGGCCAGCCCACTCCGGCGGCACATGCCTTTGCCAAGAAAGCCGGAGTCGATGTATCGCAACTACAGAAAGTGACGACGCCGAAGGGCGAGTATCTGACCGCGTCGGTGACGAACAAGGGCAAGCCAGCCGCCCAAATTCTGGCTGAACTTCTGCCAAAGGAAATCGCCTCGATTTACTGGCCCAAGAATATGTACTGGAGGGCAGGCAAGCCAGAGCGGTTTGTGCGGCCGGTGCGCTGGATTGTCGCAATGCTCGATGGCGAGATTATTCCACTGGAGTTTGCAGGCATCAAGGCGGGCAGTCAGTCGCGCGGACATCGGATTCTCGGCCCGGCGCAGGTTCCTATTGCTTCGCCTTCGCAATATGTCGCCACTATGCAGCAAGCGCACGTCACGGCATTAAGCGCCGATCGCGAATACAAGATCCGCAAAGCTCTGGACGCCGCCACACGTACGGTCCCCGGCGCTCGCTGGCGTGAAGATGCGGAGCTGCTGAAGACTGTTGTGAACCTGACGGAGTGGCCTTCAGCGATTCTGGGAAGTTTTGATAAAGAATATCTGTCCTTGCCGGAAGAAGTGCTGGTGACAGTGATGCGCGATCATCAGAAATATTTTGCTGTGGAAGACGCTGCTGGGAAATTGGCCCCACATTTTCTGGCGGTGTTGAATACGGATGGCGATCCGGATGGACTAATACGACACGGCAATGAGCGAGTCTTGCGGGCAAGATTCAATGATGCGCGGTTTTTCTGGGATACCGACCAGAAGACACCGCTGGCAAATCGTGTAGAGATGCTGAAGGCGGTCACGTTCCAGAAAGACCTGGGAAGCTACGCCGCAAAGGCTGATCGCATGGCTGCACTGGCCGCTAAATTGTGCGCCACTCTGGAAGAGTCCGGACAGAAAGTTGATAAGGGCGCGGTGCAACAGGCCGCGCGGCTGGCCAAGACCGATCTGACAGCGGAGCTGGTGAAGGAATTTACTGAGTTGCAGGGTATTGTGGGCGGTCTGTATGCGAAGGCCCAGGGATTGCCGGAGAGCGTCGCCATCGCAATCTATGATCAGTACAAGCCTGAATCGACTGAAGACTCCGCGCCGCGAACGCTGGAAGGTGCAGTTCTCTCCATTGCCGATAAGGCGGACAGCATTGCAGGGATGTTTGCGCTGGGGCTGGTTCCGTCGGGGTCGAAGGATCCCTTTGCGTTGCGGCGGCAGGCGAATGGAATTGTGAAGACGATTGTCGAGCACAAGCTGCCGTTGAATCTTGCGCAAATCTTGGCGGATGCGCGCAACGGATATCAGGGGAGCGAGGCGGAGAAGAAGTTCACTTTGAGTGGCCAAGCTTACGTTGATGCCGTGAGTGGCTTTTTCCGTGAGCGCCTGGAATTCTATCTTCGCGATGTGCTGGGTCTGGCTTATGACGTGGTGAATGCAACGCTGGCTGCGGGGGCCGATGACGTAGTGGATGCGGTAGCACGGGCTCAAGCTGTGGCAAAAGTACGCCCGTCGAGCGACTTCGAATCGATCTCAGTGGCGTTCAAGCGCATGAAGAACATTTTGCGGCAGGCGGCGGAGAAAAAGACGAGGATTGCTACTCCATTCAATCCTTCAGCGCTGAAGGATGACGAAGAGAAGAAGCTTGCCGATGCCGTTCCTGGAGTCGCAAGAAAAGTAAAAGACTTGAGCGCTTCGCGGCAATATGAGTTGGCCTTGCATGAGATTTCCCGCCTGCGTCAGCCCGTCGACGCATTCTTCGACAAAGTAATGGTCATGGTTGAGGATGAGAATCTGCGCGCGCAGCGGCTGGGACTTCTGCAAACACTGGTCAATGAATTTTCCAGCATCGCCGATTTTTCAGAGATTGTGACGGAGAAGAAGTAA
- a CDS encoding carboxypeptidase regulatory-like domain-containing protein: MPDGRVFFVSYYAESLHPNIWDPVSNTFTATASSSYALFCAGHTTLADGRVFIAGGHVADYTGYSHAVIFDPATNGFTSLPDMNTGRWYPTTTTLPNGDVLVVSGDINSNTNVDALPQVFQFATKTWRNLTTAQLSQPLYPNMLVAPNGKVFNAGPSRQSRYLNTSGTGAWSNVAVTNFGASRDYGPAVMYAPGKVAIIGGANPPTATSEIIDLNATTPVWKYTGSMHYPRRQHNAVILPDGKVFIVGGSSASGFDTSTSPVLPTEMWDPATGQFTVMASIAVYRGYHSTALLLADGRVLSAGGNVGGPNAQLFSPPYLFAGARPNIASAPVSAGYGQTIFIGTPDVASISKVTLLRQASVTHTNSMSQGFQTLSFTKTSTGLNVTMPANANLATPGYYMLFILNGSGVPSVGSIIQVSATATAVGTITGKVTNTAGAPIAGASVSSGGNGAITGADGGYTLQVPGGTSTVTAALAGYQSASESVTVTAGQSTQAETLQIQPINPGNVTGSVVDGNGAALSGATVSAAGLSTTSGEDGNYALNNLPAGQTTIQASLTGYQPGSAVVTVVAAATTAAPAITLVSSSGAIAGSVKSSTGAAVAGASVGFGGGTTTTDANGNYTLTGVPVGTVQLVASASGFQSVTQSVTVAGGKTSAANFTLTAATAKGTVTGKITNASSGAIVTGATVSWSGGSTTSNTSGIYTLTNVTAGTQKITAVKTGYLAHTLSVSVTGGATSTLNVPIATGGKLSVKVVTSSGAAVSGATITIKGGVIANTVSGSSSSTGLFTTNWIPVGTYTVTVAKSGFTTQSKTASVSSGATTSLTFTGF; encoded by the coding sequence ATGCCGGATGGACGGGTCTTTTTTGTTTCTTATTACGCGGAATCGCTGCACCCAAATATCTGGGACCCGGTGAGCAATACGTTTACTGCGACTGCATCTTCTTCCTACGCGCTTTTCTGTGCCGGCCACACCACACTCGCTGACGGACGTGTATTTATTGCCGGCGGTCACGTTGCGGACTACACGGGATATTCGCATGCGGTGATCTTTGATCCAGCGACAAATGGATTCACGTCTCTCCCGGACATGAACACAGGGCGCTGGTATCCCACGACGACGACCTTGCCGAATGGAGACGTGCTGGTGGTATCCGGCGACATCAATTCGAACACCAATGTGGACGCACTTCCTCAGGTCTTTCAATTTGCCACCAAAACGTGGCGAAACTTGACGACCGCTCAACTCTCTCAGCCGCTGTATCCCAATATGCTGGTGGCGCCAAACGGCAAGGTTTTCAATGCCGGGCCCAGCCGGCAAAGCCGCTATCTAAACACATCTGGGACGGGCGCATGGAGCAACGTTGCTGTAACGAACTTTGGCGCGTCGCGCGATTATGGTCCCGCGGTGATGTATGCCCCGGGAAAAGTGGCGATCATCGGCGGGGCTAATCCCCCGACGGCGACATCGGAAATAATTGACTTAAATGCCACGACCCCGGTCTGGAAATATACCGGCAGCATGCATTATCCGCGGCGGCAGCACAATGCGGTGATCCTGCCGGACGGAAAAGTTTTTATCGTTGGCGGAAGCAGCGCAAGCGGGTTCGATACTTCCACCTCACCGGTGCTGCCCACGGAAATGTGGGACCCTGCCACGGGTCAATTTACCGTAATGGCCAGCATCGCTGTTTATCGCGGTTATCATTCAACGGCTCTGCTGCTGGCCGATGGTCGCGTGCTCTCTGCTGGCGGCAATGTGGGCGGTCCAAACGCCCAGCTGTTTTCACCTCCGTATTTATTTGCCGGCGCGCGGCCCAACATTGCGTCTGCTCCCGTCAGCGCAGGTTATGGACAGACGATTTTCATCGGCACACCGGATGTTGCCTCCATCAGCAAAGTTACATTGCTGCGCCAGGCTTCAGTCACGCACACCAACAGCATGAGCCAGGGATTCCAGACTCTGAGCTTTACCAAGACCAGCACAGGACTTAACGTCACGATGCCGGCCAACGCAAACCTGGCGACACCCGGATATTACATGCTGTTTATCCTGAACGGCTCGGGTGTGCCTTCCGTCGGCAGCATCATTCAAGTTTCTGCAACAGCGACTGCAGTAGGAACTATTACGGGAAAAGTTACGAACACAGCAGGCGCGCCAATTGCAGGCGCGTCCGTTTCTTCCGGTGGCAATGGCGCTATCACAGGCGCTGACGGTGGTTACACGCTGCAGGTTCCCGGCGGAACATCGACGGTGACAGCGGCGCTAGCCGGATATCAAAGTGCTTCAGAAAGCGTAACGGTCACGGCGGGTCAAAGCACGCAGGCAGAAACTCTGCAAATCCAGCCCATCAACCCCGGCAATGTGACAGGCTCAGTGGTGGATGGCAATGGCGCAGCGCTTTCGGGGGCGACCGTTTCGGCGGCGGGGCTGAGCACGACCAGCGGCGAAGACGGCAATTACGCGCTGAACAATCTTCCGGCGGGACAGACGACAATCCAAGCTTCGCTTACCGGCTATCAGCCAGGATCAGCCGTCGTTACGGTGGTGGCCGCTGCCACAACCGCTGCTCCGGCGATCACGCTGGTTTCAAGTAGCGGAGCAATTGCTGGAAGCGTGAAAAGTTCCACAGGAGCGGCGGTTGCGGGCGCTTCGGTTGGATTTGGCGGAGGCACCACAACAACCGACGCTAACGGAAATTACACTTTAACCGGCGTTCCAGTTGGAACAGTTCAGTTGGTGGCTTCGGCCAGCGGTTTCCAGAGCGTGACGCAAAGTGTAACTGTTGCCGGCGGCAAAACCAGCGCGGCGAATTTCACGCTTACGGCCGCTACGGCGAAAGGAACAGTCACCGGCAAGATCACCAATGCTTCTAGCGGTGCGATTGTTACAGGGGCCACGGTAAGCTGGAGCGGCGGGTCAACCACAAGCAACACGAGCGGGATTTACACGCTGACAAATGTGACTGCCGGGACGCAGAAGATCACCGCCGTCAAGACGGGCTACTTGGCGCATACGCTCTCCGTCAGTGTGACTGGAGGCGCAACCAGCACTCTCAACGTTCCAATAGCAACTGGAGGAAAGCTCTCAGTGAAAGTTGTCACGTCCAGCGGGGCAGCGGTCAGCGGTGCAACAATTACGATCAAGGGAGGCGTGATTGCAAACACTGTTTCCGGATCCAGCAGTTCCACAGGCTTATTTACGACGAACTGGATTCCAGTGGGCACGTACACGGTTACAGTCGCCAAGAGCGGCTTTACCACGCAGAGCAAGACTGCGTCGGTTTCGAGCGGTGCAACCACGTCGCTCACATTTACCGGGTTCTAG